The Carnobacterium divergens genome includes a window with the following:
- a CDS encoding YbaB/EbfC family nucleoid-associated protein, producing the protein MRGMGNMQGMMKQMQKMQKEMGSAQEALNQKEFTGVASGELVSIVMTGDKKVKDVVIKPEAVDPDDIEMLQDLILMATNDVLAKIEVETQSTMGKFTKGIPGL; encoded by the coding sequence ATGCGTGGAATGGGAAATATGCAAGGTATGATGAAACAAATGCAAAAAATGCAAAAAGAAATGGGATCAGCACAAGAGGCTTTAAACCAAAAAGAATTTACCGGGGTAGCCAGTGGTGAGTTGGTATCCATCGTGATGACAGGTGACAAGAAAGTGAAAGACGTTGTTATCAAGCCAGAAGCGGTAGATCCAGATGATATTGAAATGTTGCAAGATTTAATTTTAATGGCAACAAACGATGTGTTAGCAAAAATTGAAGTTGAAACACAATCAACAATGGGAAAATTCACTAAAGGAATCCCAGGTTTATAA
- the dnaX gene encoding DNA polymerase III subunit gamma/tau, protein MSYQALYRVWRPQRFQDIAGQLAITQTLRNALIQHKTSHAYLFTGPRGTGKTSAAKIFAKAINCHHIVDGEPCNTCETCMAITKGQLNDVIEIDAASNNGVEEIRDIRDKAKYAPTSADYKVYIIDEVHMLSTGAFNALLKTLEEPPKNVIFILATTEPHKIPLTIISRTQRFDFKRISVKDICGRMAYILEQEKIGFEESALPVIARSAEGGMRDALSILDQVISYGETEVTLENAMSVTGSLTQELLLTYFEAILTNDTEKGLAILQGILAEGKDSARFVEDLILFSRDLLVYQQAPQMIDLLEEASADTTFKELSGKIPASILYQMITILNDSQTEMRFTNHPDIYLEVATVKMTQLRVNVASKMESIQPASQEIPATKEASGNVGHLEAEINELKKQLLELKENGIVASGAAKKPQQRVTKKAGNNQFKPNTTGIYQVLKEATKDNLLQLKELWPDLLNMLSVTQRAVMKASTPVAASPTGLIVSFEYDILCQKATDDQELMEAVSEDMRRLIGHTPRMICVPSDQWPTIRSEYLSQNKSKPTEQPKEAQGGSPTPTSEAMNPQIVQEPPAPTFDGLDDLVAPPIADDQNTVVTEALELFGEAMVEVLDD, encoded by the coding sequence ATGAGTTATCAAGCACTTTATCGGGTTTGGCGTCCCCAAAGATTTCAAGATATTGCTGGACAATTAGCGATTACTCAAACACTGCGTAATGCATTGATACAACATAAAACAAGTCATGCTTATCTATTTACAGGTCCAAGAGGAACGGGTAAGACGAGTGCTGCCAAGATTTTTGCAAAGGCAATTAACTGTCATCATATTGTTGACGGTGAACCATGTAATACCTGTGAAACTTGTATGGCGATTACGAAAGGTCAATTAAATGATGTCATTGAAATTGATGCGGCGAGTAACAATGGCGTCGAGGAAATTCGTGATATTCGAGATAAGGCCAAATATGCACCAACAAGTGCTGATTACAAAGTATACATTATTGATGAGGTTCATATGCTTTCAACAGGTGCGTTTAATGCCTTATTGAAAACACTAGAAGAGCCACCAAAAAATGTTATTTTTATTTTAGCAACAACCGAACCTCATAAAATTCCGTTAACCATTATTTCGAGGACGCAGCGCTTTGATTTTAAGCGTATTTCAGTGAAAGATATATGCGGAAGAATGGCTTATATTTTGGAGCAAGAAAAAATTGGATTTGAGGAAAGTGCCTTGCCTGTTATTGCGCGCTCAGCGGAAGGCGGAATGCGTGATGCATTAAGCATTTTAGATCAGGTAATCTCCTATGGCGAAACGGAAGTAACGTTGGAAAATGCAATGAGTGTCACTGGAAGCCTCACGCAAGAATTGTTATTAACTTATTTTGAGGCCATTTTAACAAATGATACTGAAAAAGGATTGGCAATTTTACAAGGTATTTTAGCTGAAGGCAAAGATTCTGCACGATTTGTCGAAGATTTGATTTTATTCAGTCGTGATTTATTGGTGTATCAACAAGCGCCGCAAATGATTGATTTACTAGAAGAGGCGAGTGCAGATACGACGTTCAAGGAATTAAGCGGGAAGATTCCGGCGAGTATTTTATATCAAATGATTACAATTTTAAATGACTCTCAAACAGAAATGCGCTTTACGAATCACCCAGATATTTATTTGGAAGTGGCAACAGTTAAAATGACACAGTTGCGAGTGAATGTGGCGTCTAAGATGGAATCTATTCAGCCAGCCTCTCAGGAAATACCTGCAACAAAAGAAGCGAGTGGAAATGTAGGGCATTTAGAAGCTGAAATCAACGAATTAAAAAAACAGCTTTTAGAACTAAAAGAGAATGGAATCGTTGCAAGTGGAGCTGCAAAAAAACCACAACAACGAGTTACCAAAAAAGCTGGGAACAATCAATTTAAACCAAATACAACAGGGATCTATCAAGTTCTAAAAGAAGCGACAAAAGACAATTTATTGCAATTAAAAGAACTGTGGCCTGATTTATTAAATATGCTTTCAGTGACGCAACGAGCGGTGATGAAAGCCTCAACACCTGTTGCAGCAAGTCCAACAGGCTTGATTGTTTCTTTTGAATATGATATTTTATGTCAGAAAGCAACCGATGATCAAGAATTAATGGAAGCAGTTAGTGAGGACATGCGCCGATTAATCGGACATACCCCAAGAATGATTTGTGTGCCAAGCGATCAATGGCCAACGATTCGTAGCGAGTATTTGAGTCAAAATAAATCAAAGCCAACGGAACAACCAAAAGAAGCACAGGGGGGTTCACCAACCCCCACTTCTGAAGCAATGAATCCACAAATCGTTCAGGAACCACCAGCGCCAACATTTGACGGTCTTGATGACCTTGTGGCACCTCCAATTGCAGACGATCAAAATACAGTCGTCACTGAAGCACTTGAGTTATTTGGAGAAGCAATGGTTGAAGTGTTGGATGATTAA